Proteins from a single region of Methanoculleus sp. SDB:
- a CDS encoding sodium:solute symporter: MSDMAAGPVTLGVLVFYCVVLIAIGSWASKKIHNTEDYILAGRSLGFWVFTILIVASICSGMTLLGVSGLGYAAGWPTIWEQIFVPLSAAFAIIVFGVKLNSVGKSEGYMTVQDYFAHRFESPRALRGLSAVAGIIVSLIYLVGQYTAISIILVWLFEIPHWQALLIAGAVITLYTTIGGLYAVSWTTLFQGAILIFGVIVMAPLVILRAGGLTHVNEVLGTVNPAFIQPYLPSGAPAFTPEFLVSFGLLLIIGLACAPHVINNVLAAREAKFFRWSPVIAFGIYAVVMFLVKFAGFAGRVLVEEGQIVLPETVNAQDFIFVYGVQAASPNIFVWAIFAVIVLAAVMSTTDRLMLTVGTMFGWDVYRNILRPAASDREVLLVSKIAVVVAAAGTLILAVNPPEMLAWLIWMGIGVMLATFAVPLLAGLYWRSATTAGAIASMAAGLLSAGAFGYWHQYVEALPVHFSMYALVISFVVMVAVSLVTPKNGEETLDRTRTGWFIQSR; encoded by the coding sequence ATGTCTGATATGGCGGCAGGCCCTGTCACGCTCGGCGTCCTTGTCTTCTACTGCGTTGTTCTTATCGCTATCGGGAGCTGGGCGTCGAAGAAGATCCACAATACGGAGGACTATATCCTTGCGGGCAGATCGCTCGGATTCTGGGTCTTTACGATCCTGATTGTCGCGTCCATCTGCAGCGGCATGACCCTGCTCGGCGTGAGCGGACTCGGGTACGCTGCCGGGTGGCCGACGATATGGGAGCAGATCTTTGTCCCCCTCTCGGCGGCATTCGCCATCATCGTCTTCGGGGTGAAACTCAACAGCGTCGGCAAATCCGAAGGGTATATGACGGTGCAGGATTATTTCGCCCACCGGTTCGAGAGTCCGCGTGCCCTGCGGGGGCTCAGTGCGGTGGCGGGGATCATCGTCTCCCTTATCTATCTCGTGGGCCAGTATACGGCAATCAGCATCATCCTTGTCTGGCTCTTCGAGATCCCCCACTGGCAGGCACTCCTGATTGCCGGCGCGGTGATAACCCTCTACACGACGATCGGGGGATTGTACGCCGTTTCGTGGACGACCCTGTTTCAGGGGGCCATTCTGATCTTCGGTGTGATCGTCATGGCCCCGCTCGTCATCCTGCGTGCAGGAGGGTTGACCCACGTAAATGAGGTGCTCGGTACCGTGAACCCGGCCTTCATCCAGCCGTATCTCCCCTCCGGCGCCCCGGCGTTCACGCCGGAATTCCTGGTATCCTTCGGACTGCTGCTCATCATCGGGCTCGCCTGTGCCCCGCACGTCATCAACAACGTACTCGCGGCGCGGGAGGCGAAGTTCTTCCGGTGGTCGCCGGTGATCGCCTTCGGGATCTACGCGGTTGTGATGTTTCTCGTCAAGTTTGCCGGATTTGCCGGCCGTGTTCTCGTCGAGGAAGGGCAGATCGTGCTCCCGGAAACCGTGAACGCACAGGACTTCATCTTCGTCTACGGTGTGCAGGCGGCTTCGCCGAACATTTTCGTGTGGGCGATATTCGCCGTCATCGTGCTTGCCGCCGTGATGTCGACCACCGATCGGCTGATGCTGACGGTCGGCACGATGTTCGGCTGGGATGTGTACCGCAATATCCTCCGGCCCGCGGCGAGCGACCGTGAAGTGCTGCTCGTAAGTAAAATCGCCGTCGTCGTTGCCGCTGCGGGCACGCTGATTCTTGCCGTCAATCCGCCCGAAATGCTGGCATGGCTGATATGGATGGGCATCGGCGTGATGCTTGCCACCTTTGCCGTACCGCTCCTCGCCGGACTGTACTGGAGGTCAGCAACGACGGCGGGAGCGATTGCGAGCATGGCCGCAGGACTTCTTTCCGCAGGAGCCTTCGGGTACTGGCACCAGTATGTCGAGGCCCTTCCGGTCCATTTCAGCATGTATGCCCTCGTCATCTCCTTCGTCGTGATGGTGGCGGTGAGCCTCGTCACCCCGAAGAACGGCGAGGAGACCCTTGACCGGACGCGGACGGGATGGTTTATCCAGTCCCGTTGA
- a CDS encoding acetolactate synthase, which translates to MKTHTLSVLVENKAGVLSRVAGLFSRRGFNIESLAVGTCEEPNSSRITIVVIGDDAHLEQVKKQLNKLIDIIKVSDITYHDHVARELALIKVNAEAGSTRAEIMQIASIFRAKIIDVGTRTIVLEVTGNTDKIDALEKLLRQYGIKELVRTGRVAILRGAKTVASEK; encoded by the coding sequence ATGAAAACGCATACGCTCAGCGTGCTGGTCGAAAACAAGGCAGGCGTCCTGTCCCGTGTTGCAGGGCTGTTTTCCCGCCGCGGCTTCAATATCGAGAGCCTTGCCGTTGGCACCTGCGAGGAGCCGAATAGCTCCCGTATCACGATTGTGGTGATCGGGGATGATGCGCACCTCGAACAGGTGAAAAAACAGCTCAACAAGCTCATCGATATCATCAAGGTATCAGACATCACGTACCACGACCACGTGGCCCGTGAACTCGCGCTCATCAAGGTCAATGCGGAGGCGGGATCCACCCGCGCGGAGATCATGCAGATTGCGAGCATCTTCCGGGCAAAGATAATCGACGTGGGGACCAGAACCATCGTGCTCGAGGTGACCGGAAACACGGACAAGATCGATGCGCTCGAAAAGCTCCTCAGGCAGTACGGCATCAAGGAACTGGTGCGCACCGGACGGGTCGCTATCCTCCGGGGTGCGAAGACCGTGGCCAGCGAAAAGTAA
- a CDS encoding acetolactate synthase catalytic subunit: MKTGARILIESLQREGVNTIFGYPGGSVLPIYDELYDSSIQHILVRHEQAAVHAADGFARASGKTGVCLATSGPGACNLVTGLATAYMDSIPIVAITGQVPTSMLGNDAFQESDITGITIPVTKHNYLVKDVSEISRVVKEAFYIAGTGRKGPVLIDLPKDVNTSQLSAPEEEPGPVVLRGYQPTYRGHARQIEKAIGLLREAERPVIYAGGGVIESEASCELLELAERFGLPVTTTLMGIGAIPCDHPLNLGMLGMHGTEYANYAITECDLLLAIGVRFDDRVTGRIETFAPHAKVIHIDIDPAEIGKNKPVTIPIVGDAKGVLRDMLHLLEKRESNSAWLARIRTWKEKHPLKYRDDGLLHPQFVIQELSSLLDGNGIVVSEVGQNQMWTAQYFCFRQPRTWLTSGGLGTMGYGLPAAMGAQVACPEKTVFDIAGDGSIQMNIQEFGTIAQYDIPVKVAILNNMYLGMVRQWQELFYDRRYSYTELPSIEFVKIAEAYGIRGMRVDSAADVRPALEAAIAHDGPFVLDFRIEREENVFPMVPAGAAINEMIGGHQQ; this comes from the coding sequence ATGAAAACCGGAGCAAGGATACTGATTGAAAGTCTGCAGCGGGAAGGGGTGAATACCATTTTCGGATACCCCGGGGGGTCGGTACTCCCCATTTACGATGAACTTTACGACTCGTCAATTCAGCATATCCTTGTACGCCACGAGCAGGCCGCCGTCCACGCAGCCGACGGATTTGCCCGGGCAAGCGGGAAGACCGGTGTCTGCCTCGCGACCTCCGGCCCGGGTGCGTGCAACCTGGTGACAGGACTTGCAACGGCATACATGGACTCCATCCCGATCGTTGCCATCACCGGGCAGGTGCCCACGTCGATGCTGGGGAACGATGCCTTTCAGGAGTCGGACATCACGGGCATCACGATACCGGTCACGAAACACAATTACCTTGTCAAGGACGTGTCCGAGATCTCACGCGTCGTGAAGGAGGCGTTCTACATCGCAGGCACCGGACGAAAAGGGCCGGTGCTCATCGATCTCCCGAAGGATGTGAATACAAGCCAGCTGTCCGCTCCGGAGGAGGAGCCGGGCCCTGTGGTTCTGAGGGGGTACCAGCCCACCTACCGCGGGCACGCACGGCAGATCGAAAAGGCGATCGGACTGCTGCGCGAAGCGGAGCGGCCCGTCATCTATGCGGGAGGCGGTGTGATCGAATCGGAGGCGTCGTGCGAACTCCTCGAACTTGCCGAGCGGTTCGGCCTCCCGGTGACGACCACCCTCATGGGTATCGGCGCCATCCCGTGCGATCACCCGCTCAATCTCGGCATGCTCGGAATGCACGGTACCGAGTATGCGAACTACGCCATCACGGAGTGCGACCTCCTGCTCGCCATCGGGGTCCGCTTCGACGACCGCGTCACCGGCAGGATCGAGACCTTCGCGCCCCACGCGAAAGTCATCCACATCGACATCGATCCCGCTGAAATCGGCAAGAACAAGCCTGTCACGATCCCGATCGTCGGGGACGCGAAGGGGGTTCTCCGTGACATGCTCCACCTGCTCGAGAAACGGGAGTCGAACAGCGCGTGGCTCGCACGTATCCGGACCTGGAAGGAGAAGCATCCCCTGAAATACCGCGACGACGGGCTTTTGCACCCGCAGTTCGTTATCCAGGAACTCAGCAGCCTGCTGGACGGAAACGGCATTGTCGTGAGCGAAGTCGGGCAGAACCAGATGTGGACGGCGCAGTATTTCTGCTTCAGACAGCCCCGCACGTGGCTGACCTCGGGGGGGCTCGGCACCATGGGATACGGGCTTCCGGCAGCCATGGGAGCGCAGGTGGCCTGTCCGGAGAAGACCGTCTTCGACATCGCCGGTGATGGCAGCATCCAGATGAATATCCAGGAGTTCGGCACCATCGCGCAGTATGACATTCCGGTCAAGGTTGCCATTCTCAATAACATGTACCTGGGAATGGTCCGGCAGTGGCAGGAGCTCTTCTACGACCGCCGGTACTCCTACACCGAGCTGCCGTCCATCGAATTCGTAAAGATTGCGGAGGCGTACGGCATCAGGGGAATGCGGGTGGACAGCGCAGCGGATGTCCGGCCCGCACTCGAGGCCGCGATCGCACACGACGGGCCCTTCGTGCTGGACTTCAGGATAGAGAGGGAGGAAAACGTGTTTCCGATGGTGCCCGCCGGTGCGGCCATCAATGAAATGATCGGGGGGCACCAGCAATGA
- a CDS encoding 2-isopropylmalate synthase, which produces MALLSDKLRFFDTTLRDGEQTPGVSLTPAEKLEIAAALSDIGVHVVEAGSAAASDGEREAIRLIADAGLSAECCTYVRALHHDIDLAADAGADSIHLVVPVSDLHIQRKMRKSREEILAMALDAVGYAKERGLIVELSGEDSSRADQAFLFDIFSQGISHGADRLCFCDTVGLLTPERIAGIIPPLCIAPLSIHCHDDLGFALANTMAALKAGASCAHVTVNGLGERAGNTALEELVMSLEILYDVRTGIKTQEIYHLAAMVSRITGVELPTNKPIVGAMSFTHESGIHAHGVLKDARTYEPIPPEMVGRRRRIVLGKHSGSASVEAALQEMGYTFDASQLQEMVRRIKKMGDEGHRITDADLMAIADAVLMLECKPVLSMRQFTVVSGSNVVPTASVTLLVHGKEVTGASTGTGPVDASLMALQKSVAEVGDIRLEDYHVDAITGGTDAMVDVTVKLRKDGKILTSRGARTDIIAASVEAVIAGMNRLLREDNENRSKDTD; this is translated from the coding sequence ATTGCTTTATTATCCGATAAGCTACGTTTTTTTGACACCACCCTTCGGGATGGTGAACAGACGCCGGGCGTCTCCCTGACACCCGCGGAAAAATTAGAGATTGCCGCCGCCCTTTCAGATATCGGCGTGCATGTCGTCGAGGCCGGTTCAGCCGCCGCATCCGACGGTGAACGCGAGGCGATACGCCTGATCGCGGACGCCGGACTTTCCGCAGAATGCTGCACCTATGTCCGGGCACTCCATCATGATATCGATCTTGCAGCGGATGCCGGGGCGGATTCCATCCATCTCGTCGTGCCGGTCAGCGACCTGCACATACAGAGGAAAATGCGTAAGAGCCGCGAGGAGATTCTCGCCATGGCTCTCGATGCGGTCGGGTATGCCAAGGAACGCGGCCTTATCGTCGAACTGAGCGGAGAAGATTCATCGCGTGCGGACCAGGCGTTCCTCTTCGATATCTTTTCGCAGGGAATTTCGCATGGTGCCGACCGGCTCTGCTTCTGCGACACGGTCGGGCTTTTAACGCCGGAGCGGATCGCCGGGATCATTCCGCCGCTCTGCATCGCACCGCTCAGCATCCACTGCCATGACGACCTCGGCTTTGCCCTGGCAAACACCATGGCCGCCCTCAAAGCCGGGGCTTCCTGTGCTCACGTCACCGTAAACGGTCTGGGCGAACGTGCGGGAAACACGGCGCTCGAGGAGCTGGTGATGTCCCTTGAGATCCTCTACGATGTCCGGACAGGTATCAAAACCCAGGAAATCTACCACCTTGCGGCGATGGTTTCAAGGATTACCGGAGTCGAACTGCCGACCAACAAACCGATTGTCGGCGCCATGTCGTTCACCCACGAAAGCGGCATCCACGCCCACGGCGTCCTGAAGGATGCACGGACATATGAGCCGATTCCTCCTGAAATGGTGGGAAGACGGAGAAGAATCGTGCTCGGAAAGCACTCGGGTTCGGCATCGGTCGAAGCGGCACTTCAGGAAATGGGGTATACCTTCGATGCCTCGCAGCTGCAGGAGATGGTGCGGCGAATTAAGAAGATGGGCGATGAGGGGCATCGCATCACCGATGCCGACCTGATGGCCATCGCCGACGCGGTCCTGATGCTCGAATGCAAACCGGTCCTTTCGATGCGGCAGTTCACCGTCGTGAGCGGCAGCAATGTCGTTCCCACCGCCTCGGTCACGCTTCTCGTGCACGGCAAGGAAGTGACGGGCGCATCGACCGGGACGGGTCCGGTGGACGCCTCGCTCATGGCACTCCAGAAATCGGTCGCCGAAGTCGGGGACATCCGGCTTGAGGACTATCATGTCGATGCCATCACCGGCGGAACGGATGCCATGGTCGATGTAACAGTTAAATTGAGGAAAGACGGAAAGATACTTACCTCGCGCGGTGCGCGAACGGACATTATCGCCGCAAGTGTTGAGGCGGTTATCGCCGGAATGAACAGATTACTGAGGGAAGACAATGAAAACCGGAGCAAGGATACTGATTGA
- the purH gene encoding phosphoribosylaminoimidazolecarboxamide formyltransferase (involved in de novo purine biosynthesis), giving the protein MKRALLSVWDKTGITGLAATLRDHGVSILSSGGTGTLLREEKIDYTEVSAYTGSPEMMDGRVKTLHPKIHGGLLGRRGIDDAVMQAHGIEGIDLLVVNLYPFESMAARGLPLAELVEYIDIGGPAMIRAAAKNYSDVAVVVDPADYGIVGDALGRGGFTPEERLQLARKAFARTAAYDAAISNYLHGIDTPFPDVLTVQFENGRVLRYGENPHQQAAVYGTAGIAAQVPLQGKQMSYNNYLDVHAAVGLVREFEDPAAVIVKHNNPCGVALGETPHAAYVAAREVDPVSAYGSVVALNRPVDTAVAEELCSTFVEVIVAPSFSDAARTAMRKKEAMRVLELPPVAGGDAIRTIDGGALVQRIPPYQEQWQVVSEREPEAAELRAMQLAWKVCKHTKSNTIIFANETATLGIGAGQMSRVDAAKIAIRKASGSLKGSAVASDAFLPFPDTLEVAAEAGATALVQPGGSIRDAEVIAAANRLDVAMIFTGIRYFRH; this is encoded by the coding sequence ATGAAAAGGGCACTCCTCTCTGTGTGGGATAAGACGGGGATAACCGGTCTGGCAGCGACCCTCCGTGATCACGGCGTTTCGATTCTCAGCTCAGGAGGAACCGGAACTCTCCTCCGCGAGGAGAAAATCGACTATACCGAAGTGTCCGCATATACCGGCTCGCCGGAGATGATGGACGGGCGCGTCAAGACCCTGCACCCGAAGATCCATGGCGGCCTGCTCGGGCGCCGCGGCATTGACGATGCGGTCATGCAGGCGCACGGCATCGAGGGTATCGATCTGCTGGTCGTGAACCTCTATCCGTTCGAATCGATGGCGGCACGGGGCCTGCCCCTCGCAGAGCTGGTCGAATACATCGATATCGGCGGCCCTGCAATGATCCGGGCAGCCGCGAAGAACTACTCCGATGTGGCGGTCGTCGTGGATCCGGCCGATTACGGGATTGTCGGGGACGCCCTCGGACGCGGAGGCTTCACCCCGGAGGAGCGGCTGCAGCTCGCCCGGAAGGCATTTGCGAGAACGGCTGCATATGACGCTGCGATCAGCAATTACCTTCACGGCATCGACACACCGTTTCCCGACGTCCTGACGGTCCAGTTCGAAAACGGCCGGGTGCTGCGGTACGGCGAGAATCCGCACCAGCAGGCGGCCGTGTACGGCACGGCGGGCATCGCCGCCCAGGTACCGCTGCAGGGCAAGCAGATGTCCTACAATAACTACCTCGATGTGCACGCCGCCGTGGGGCTCGTCCGCGAATTCGAAGACCCCGCCGCCGTCATCGTCAAGCACAACAATCCCTGCGGTGTCGCCCTCGGAGAGACGCCCCATGCCGCGTATGTCGCCGCCCGCGAGGTGGATCCGGTATCCGCCTACGGATCGGTCGTGGCACTGAACCGCCCCGTGGATACGGCGGTAGCGGAGGAACTCTGCTCGACCTTTGTCGAGGTCATCGTCGCCCCGTCGTTTTCCGACGCGGCACGCACCGCCATGCGAAAAAAAGAGGCCATGCGGGTGCTGGAGCTTCCCCCCGTGGCAGGGGGCGATGCGATCCGGACAATCGACGGCGGTGCACTGGTCCAGCGGATTCCGCCCTACCAGGAGCAGTGGCAGGTTGTCAGCGAGCGCGAACCGGAGGCTGCCGAACTCCGGGCGATGCAGCTTGCATGGAAGGTCTGCAAGCATACGAAAAGCAACACGATCATCTTTGCAAATGAAACGGCAACCCTGGGTATCGGTGCCGGGCAGATGAGCCGCGTGGATGCCGCGAAGATCGCCATCCGGAAGGCATCCGGATCCCTGAAAGGATCCGCCGTTGCGTCGGATGCATTTCTCCCGTTCCCGGACACTCTTGAAGTCGCTGCCGAAGCGGGTGCGACGGCCCTCGTCCAGCCGGGCGGCTCCATCCGTGACGCCGAAGTGATTGCCGCCGCGAACCGGCTCGACGTGGCGATGATATTTACCGGGATCCGGTATTTCCGGCATTAG
- a CDS encoding formate dehydrogenase family accessory protein FdhD, translated as MFRKIPCIRIDGSRRKPSECNAAEEMVLALFVNGRHTMTATVSPGGLREFAAGYLFTEQIIAGAGEIESIREETNRISVLTTNPFRTAGAKKTVLSGCGGSTSYIDTAKLPIIPPGFSLSAAAVTGFMEEAIPRATGRIHTAALADAGGIVTRAEDIGRHNALDRVIGHGVLSGVDFETTCALCSGVISSEMVRKCLAARIPVIASRADATTLAADIARKTGLCVIGCVSGGGMAVYANPERLNGSTPSPE; from the coding sequence ATGTTCCGGAAAATACCCTGTATCCGCATCGACGGCAGCCGCCGGAAACCATCGGAATGCAATGCCGCGGAAGAGATGGTGCTCGCCCTCTTCGTCAACGGAAGGCATACGATGACCGCGACGGTAAGCCCGGGCGGGCTTCGCGAGTTCGCGGCCGGGTACCTCTTTACCGAGCAGATCATCGCCGGCGCCGGCGAGATCGAATCGATCCGTGAAGAAACAAACCGGATCAGCGTGCTGACGACAAACCCGTTCAGAACCGCCGGTGCCAAAAAGACCGTTCTCTCCGGCTGCGGGGGAAGCACGTCCTATATCGACACGGCGAAACTGCCCATAATCCCCCCGGGTTTTTCCCTGTCTGCTGCGGCAGTCACTGGTTTTATGGAAGAGGCGATACCTCGGGCGACAGGCCGGATCCACACGGCGGCACTCGCCGATGCCGGCGGGATCGTCACGCGGGCGGAGGACATCGGGCGGCATAACGCCCTTGACCGGGTGATCGGGCACGGAGTCCTGAGCGGTGTCGACTTTGAAACGACCTGTGCCCTCTGTTCGGGAGTTATCTCGTCGGAAATGGTGCGAAAATGCCTTGCCGCACGGATTCCCGTGATTGCTTCGAGGGCTGACGCCACTACCCTTGCGGCCGATATCGCCCGGAAAACCGGCCTGTGCGTCATCGGGTGCGTTTCCGGGGGCGGGATGGCAGTGTACGCGAATCCGGAACGTCTCAATGGCAGTACGCCTTCGCCCGAATGA
- a CDS encoding phosphoadenosine phosphosulfate reductase, with amino-acid sequence MREPAVKKILYWCDTCNVPLIGRSCACGSESREIRLLQPYDVRPALAADRELIRRLVHERFGDIPLPRIMLLNKTGGLDRADNVIIHGERFGLLSFDPVGRMFHLDIAAGALPYVIAHATRGIVDLGITGDQRRIGGKRFRLETPVPDGTVIVRYKNRFGTGTVRDGHVRVKEIVQVEPRTRPDPGWDMAIERNRYHLKNLERNAIRTIKKHMTDRPVTNVSFSGGKDSTAVLHLARKAGVTQAFFIDTGIEFPETVDFVASQGVDIIRKAGDFWQAVEKAGPPGKDHRWCCKLLKLHPLKIYLSGIGPCVTVQGNRWYESWNRADLDETSQNPANPLQLNISPIRNWRALEVFLYIWWQELPINPLYEKGLERIGCYLCPAVLESEYEMIWILHPEFARRWDEFLERWAAKKGLPDAYCAWGLWRWRALPPKMRELCREKGIFVNEDYSLRTEPVPERETASGTAPEQAPEPSRQVEDTTAFAPENVRKDFPILGDVIYLDNAATSFSPEPVVLAYVEFEHRYRANVGRGVHRFTRIASQRYWHAHEKVAEFIGGENGVTVFTKNTTEAINMVAGGLAWNAGDRVVTTILEHHSNLLPWRALSRQGVGLEVIGLGDGFSPDLAMLEAALAQPVRLVTVTHASNALGVITPVPEIARICHDHGALLLVDAAQSLPHMPVDVKKLGCDFLCASGHKMLGPTGTGILWMREPVLEPVILGGGMVETVTADGYTAVEGYGKYEAGTPNIAGGIGLGAAADYLRGIGMDAVRRHEERLATRLINGLKALDRVTVYAPDRPESRIGVVSFTLDGLHPHEIARMLDENADILVRSGFHCCQPLMDYLSLHDGTVRASCALYTTDDEIDLLIAAVGESSRGI; translated from the coding sequence ATGCGCGAACCGGCCGTCAAAAAAATCCTCTACTGGTGCGATACGTGCAACGTTCCCCTCATCGGGCGCAGTTGTGCCTGCGGGTCGGAAAGCAGGGAGATCAGGCTGCTCCAGCCCTACGATGTGCGGCCGGCACTGGCTGCGGACAGGGAGCTCATCCGGAGGCTTGTTCACGAACGTTTCGGTGACATTCCCCTGCCGCGTATCATGCTCCTGAACAAGACAGGCGGGCTTGATCGCGCCGATAACGTGATTATACATGGCGAACGGTTCGGTTTGCTCTCCTTTGATCCCGTCGGGAGGATGTTTCACCTTGATATCGCGGCCGGGGCGCTGCCGTACGTCATCGCCCATGCGACGAGGGGCATCGTCGATCTCGGCATCACCGGCGATCAGCGGCGTATCGGCGGAAAACGGTTCCGCCTCGAAACACCGGTGCCTGACGGAACGGTTATCGTGCGCTATAAGAACCGCTTCGGGACCGGGACTGTCCGGGACGGGCATGTCAGGGTGAAGGAGATTGTGCAGGTTGAACCCCGGACGCGCCCGGATCCCGGCTGGGATATGGCGATAGAGCGAAACCGCTATCACCTGAAAAATCTCGAGCGCAACGCCATCCGCACGATTAAAAAACACATGACCGACCGGCCCGTAACGAACGTCTCGTTCTCCGGCGGCAAGGACAGCACCGCCGTCCTTCACCTCGCCCGGAAAGCCGGAGTGACGCAGGCATTTTTTATCGACACCGGAATCGAGTTTCCCGAAACGGTCGATTTTGTGGCGTCGCAGGGTGTTGATATTATCAGGAAGGCGGGCGATTTCTGGCAGGCCGTGGAAAAGGCCGGCCCGCCGGGGAAGGACCACCGGTGGTGCTGCAAGCTCTTGAAGCTCCATCCTCTGAAGATCTACCTCTCCGGCATCGGCCCGTGCGTCACCGTACAGGGCAACCGCTGGTACGAATCGTGGAACCGTGCAGACCTTGATGAAACAAGCCAGAATCCGGCAAACCCGCTTCAGTTGAATATCTCTCCGATCCGGAACTGGCGGGCGCTCGAGGTATTCCTTTATATCTGGTGGCAGGAGCTTCCGATTAATCCGCTCTACGAGAAGGGGCTCGAACGAATCGGCTGCTACCTCTGCCCTGCGGTGCTCGAAAGCGAGTACGAGATGATCTGGATCCTTCACCCGGAATTCGCACGCCGCTGGGATGAGTTCCTCGAGCGCTGGGCCGCAAAAAAGGGACTGCCCGATGCGTACTGTGCGTGGGGGCTCTGGCGGTGGCGGGCGCTGCCGCCGAAGATGCGCGAATTGTGCCGGGAAAAAGGGATTTTCGTGAACGAGGATTATTCCCTCCGTACCGAGCCTGTGCCGGAACGGGAGACCGCTTCCGGGACCGCCCCGGAACAGGCGCCGGAGCCGTCCCGGCAGGTCGAAGATACCACAGCGTTCGCTCCGGAAAATGTGCGAAAGGACTTCCCCATCCTCGGCGACGTGATCTATCTCGACAATGCCGCGACGAGTTTTTCGCCCGAACCGGTCGTTTTGGCATATGTCGAGTTCGAGCACCGGTACCGGGCCAATGTCGGACGGGGAGTCCACCGGTTCACCCGGATCGCTTCGCAGCGCTACTGGCACGCCCATGAAAAAGTGGCGGAATTCATCGGCGGAGAGAACGGCGTCACCGTCTTTACAAAAAACACCACCGAGGCGATCAACATGGTTGCCGGCGGTCTCGCGTGGAATGCCGGCGACCGTGTGGTTACCACGATCCTCGAACACCATTCCAACCTGCTCCCATGGCGTGCACTGTCCCGGCAGGGTGTCGGCCTTGAGGTCATCGGCCTGGGAGACGGCTTCTCCCCCGACCTTGCCATGCTGGAAGCGGCCCTCGCACAACCCGTCCGCCTCGTGACCGTGACCCATGCCTCCAACGCTCTCGGGGTGATCACTCCCGTTCCCGAGATCGCCCGCATCTGCCATGACCACGGGGCGCTCCTGCTCGTCGATGCGGCGCAGTCGCTCCCGCATATGCCGGTGGACGTGAAAAAGCTCGGCTGCGACTTCCTCTGTGCATCGGGCCACAAGATGCTCGGACCTACCGGGACAGGCATCCTCTGGATGCGGGAGCCGGTGCTCGAACCCGTCATTCTGGGCGGTGGAATGGTCGAAACCGTCACGGCTGACGGGTATACGGCAGTGGAGGGCTACGGGAAGTACGAGGCGGGCACGCCCAACATCGCGGGAGGGATCGGGCTCGGTGCCGCGGCGGATTACCTCCGCGGAATCGGCATGGACGCCGTACGGCGGCACGAAGAGCGCCTTGCGACCCGGCTCATCAACGGACTGAAGGCACTGGACAGGGTTACCGTCTATGCCCCGGACCGACCGGAATCGCGTATAGGCGTCGTCTCATTCACGCTCGACGGCCTCCACCCGCATGAGATTGCCCGGATGCTCGATGAGAATGCGGACATTCTCGTACGGTCGGGGTTCCACTGCTGCCAGCCGCTCATGGACTACCTCTCCCTCCACGACGGAACGGTGCGTGCCAGTTGTGCGCTGTATACCACGGATGATGAGATCGATCTGCTCATCGCCGCTGTCGGCGAGAGCTCCCGCGGGATCTGA
- a CDS encoding molecular chaperone GrpE → MEEETEQKNPTNTAASREEASGEVPAEEKTVSELDELRQSYDELNNRYLRLAADFENFKKRTARETETRISYAIEQFAVEILEIVDNLERALASDDARLREGLEQIHKFMVSTLQKRGIEPIECIDRPFDPESQEAIAYVPCDVDEGIVIDDIFHGYRMNEKVIRCAKVAVSQGKKKED, encoded by the coding sequence ATGGAGGAAGAAACGGAGCAGAAAAACCCTACAAATACGGCCGCTTCCCGAGAGGAAGCATCCGGCGAAGTGCCGGCGGAGGAAAAGACCGTATCAGAACTCGACGAGCTCCGGCAGTCGTATGACGAACTGAACAATCGGTATCTGCGTCTTGCAGCGGATTTCGAAAATTTCAAGAAGCGTACCGCCCGGGAAACGGAAACCAGAATATCCTATGCAATAGAGCAGTTTGCCGTGGAGATTCTGGAGATCGTTGATAATCTGGAACGCGCGCTCGCCTCCGACGACGCACGGCTCCGTGAAGGTCTCGAACAGATTCACAAATTCATGGTGTCAACACTGCAGAAACGGGGCATCGAGCCCATCGAGTGTATTGACAGGCCATTTGATCCTGAATCGCAGGAGGCAATTGCCTATGTACCCTGCGACGTCGATGAAGGCATTGTAATCGATGATATTTTTCATGGATACCGGATGAATGAAAAAGTAATCAGATGTGCAAAAGTAGCTGTTTCACAGGGCAAGAAAAAGGAGGACTAA